A window of the Halobacterium hubeiense genome harbors these coding sequences:
- a CDS encoding SRPBCC family protein: MATFERELRVRAPLADVWAFHSTIDGLRSLTPDWLNLRVEEIERPDDEPETHVLTAGTRIHASVRPFGVGPRQTWVSHITAREEGEDTAHFVDVMEEGPFPEWEHTHLFYADGDETLIRDYVEYRAPVGGVADEFARVGLAPMFWYRHRRTRDILDG, from the coding sequence ATGGCGACCTTCGAGCGGGAGTTGCGGGTTCGCGCGCCGCTTGCCGACGTGTGGGCGTTCCACTCCACCATCGACGGCCTGCGGTCGTTGACGCCGGACTGGCTGAACCTGCGCGTCGAGGAGATCGAGCGGCCGGACGACGAGCCGGAGACCCACGTCCTCACGGCGGGCACGCGGATTCACGCGTCCGTGCGGCCGTTCGGCGTGGGGCCGCGGCAGACGTGGGTCTCGCACATCACCGCTCGCGAGGAGGGCGAGGACACCGCGCACTTCGTGGACGTGATGGAGGAGGGGCCGTTCCCGGAGTGGGAGCACACGCACCTGTTCTACGCGGACGGCGACGAGACGCTGATTCGGGACTACGTGGAGTACCGCGCGCCGGTCGGCGGCGTCGCCGACGAGTTCGCGCGGGTCGGGCTCGCGCCGATGTTCTGGTACCGCCACCGGCGGACGCGGGACATCCTCGACGGGTAG
- a CDS encoding thiamine pyrophosphate-dependent enzyme encodes MSKAFSAIEEEREVERDEFTPGIEPQPTWCPGCGDFGVLKALKGAMAELGKDPEEVLLCTGIGCSGKLNSYFESYGFHTIHGRSLPVARAAKLANHDLEVVAAGGDGDGYGIGGNHFMHTARENHDMTYIVFNNEVFGLTKGQTSPTSPKGHKSKTQPHGSAKDPIRPLSMSLSAGASYVARTAAVNPNQAQEIIVEAIEHDGFSHVDFLTQCPTWNKDAKQYVPYVDVQDSDDYDFDITDRREAADLMHETEDALYEGTVLTGRYYKDEDRNSYQEEKQERGDMPEEPLAERYFDDDYEWERSYDVIDRHK; translated from the coding sequence ATGAGCAAAGCGTTCAGCGCAATCGAAGAGGAACGGGAGGTCGAACGGGACGAGTTCACGCCCGGCATCGAGCCGCAGCCGACGTGGTGTCCTGGCTGCGGTGACTTCGGCGTCTTGAAGGCGCTGAAGGGTGCGATGGCGGAACTCGGCAAGGACCCCGAGGAAGTGCTGCTGTGCACCGGCATCGGCTGCTCGGGGAAGCTCAACAGCTACTTCGAGAGCTACGGGTTCCACACGATTCACGGTCGCTCCCTGCCCGTGGCCCGCGCCGCGAAGCTCGCGAACCACGACCTCGAGGTCGTGGCGGCGGGCGGCGACGGCGACGGCTACGGCATCGGCGGGAACCACTTCATGCACACCGCCCGGGAGAACCACGACATGACCTACATCGTGTTCAACAACGAGGTCTTCGGCCTCACGAAAGGCCAGACCTCGCCGACGTCCCCGAAGGGCCACAAGTCGAAGACCCAGCCCCACGGGTCGGCGAAGGACCCGATTCGCCCGCTCTCGATGAGCCTGTCGGCGGGCGCCTCCTACGTCGCTCGCACGGCGGCCGTCAACCCGAACCAGGCCCAGGAGATCATCGTGGAAGCCATCGAGCACGACGGCTTCTCCCACGTCGACTTCCTGACCCAGTGCCCGACGTGGAACAAGGACGCCAAGCAGTACGTCCCCTACGTCGACGTGCAGGACAGCGACGACTACGACTTCGACATCACCGACCGCCGCGAGGCGGCCGACCTGATGCACGAGACCGAGGACGCCCTCTACGAGGGCACCGTCCTCACCGGGCGCTACTACAAGGACGAGGACCGCAACTCCTACCAGGAGGAGAAGCAGGAGCGCGGCGACATGCCCGAGGAGCCGCTGGCGGAGCGGTACTTCGACGACGACTACGAGTGGGAGCGCTCGTACGACGTCATCGACCGCCACAAGTAG
- a CDS encoding bifunctional metallophosphatase/5'-nucleotidase has translation MGRVHTALVVCVLLVAAATPAAAAPTDASTAAPDAPAVGGVDAEANATQDNGTTVTILSYNDIQTAIAQNGTMPRLATLVEQRRAAHDNPTVLFGAGDEVSPHSLSPISQWRTPVDVLNELDPDAEGIGNHDLDFGFDAVENFSAASEFPWLLANVVDSETGEHVPGTEPYTVVEKDGVRVGVMGLVDEKIKSKTAVDFAEQGYELQNYSEVGSEYATQLKEEENADVVVALGHFGVPVAEQFANSTENVDAVLVGDDEIEYPPQATDGVVISEAAGRAAFLGELNLTVQGGEVTDWNGRLIPTTENVTKDENVSEVIETARGEQLSQVAGQTDVQLDARFSSNYHDETNFGNLITDAFRWKSGADVAITNAGGIRSDAQYGPGNLTAGDVFSVLPFNNHLVTVELTGAQLEQVLQSQVVTAESDTGQQYDAEAQLQVSGVTYEWLGHERTDDQIRSTYVNGEPLDPEATYTVTVNSYMAGWDGSPLSNATRTNVDYTMYGEVVYNYVESQGSVSPEGEDRIRRIDYETDAGSVELDGEGDVSVSFDTPTADNATTVEADSLYALNSRNERVNATDASVEDGTVTATFADADLRTLAESGDVEVYGHYSIEGNERPYFDSSVLNAEVDANVAQQTTATATATATTEAAATTAATTASDETGGTSPGFGAGAALLAVLAAALLATRRH, from the coding sequence ATGGGACGCGTACACACCGCGCTCGTTGTCTGTGTCCTGCTGGTGGCGGCGGCGACGCCGGCCGCAGCAGCCCCCACGGACGCTTCGACCGCGGCGCCCGACGCACCCGCAGTCGGTGGCGTCGACGCCGAGGCGAACGCGACGCAGGACAACGGCACCACGGTCACGATTCTGTCGTACAACGACATCCAGACGGCGATTGCACAGAACGGCACGATGCCGCGGCTCGCGACGCTCGTCGAGCAGCGCCGCGCCGCCCACGACAACCCGACGGTGCTGTTCGGGGCCGGCGACGAGGTAAGCCCCCACTCGCTGTCGCCCATCTCCCAGTGGCGGACGCCCGTGGACGTGCTGAACGAACTCGACCCGGACGCCGAAGGCATCGGGAACCACGACCTCGACTTCGGGTTCGACGCGGTCGAGAACTTCTCGGCCGCCTCCGAGTTCCCGTGGCTGCTCGCGAACGTCGTCGACAGCGAGACCGGCGAGCACGTGCCCGGCACGGAGCCGTACACGGTCGTCGAGAAGGATGGCGTGCGCGTTGGCGTGATGGGGCTCGTCGACGAGAAAATCAAGTCCAAGACGGCGGTCGACTTCGCCGAGCAGGGCTACGAACTGCAGAACTACTCCGAGGTCGGCTCGGAGTACGCGACCCAGCTGAAAGAGGAGGAGAACGCCGACGTGGTCGTGGCGCTGGGCCACTTCGGCGTCCCGGTCGCCGAGCAGTTCGCGAACAGCACCGAGAACGTCGACGCCGTGCTGGTCGGGGACGACGAAATCGAGTACCCGCCGCAGGCGACCGACGGCGTGGTCATCAGCGAGGCCGCGGGGCGCGCGGCGTTCCTCGGTGAACTCAACCTCACCGTGCAGGGCGGCGAGGTCACCGACTGGAACGGCCGCCTGATTCCGACCACGGAGAACGTCACCAAAGACGAGAACGTCTCGGAGGTCATCGAGACGGCCCGCGGCGAACAGCTCTCGCAGGTCGCCGGGCAGACCGACGTCCAGCTGGACGCGCGGTTCTCCTCGAACTACCACGACGAGACGAACTTCGGGAACCTCATCACGGACGCGTTCCGCTGGAAGTCCGGCGCTGACGTCGCCATCACGAACGCCGGCGGCATCCGCTCGGACGCCCAGTACGGCCCCGGCAACCTCACCGCGGGCGACGTGTTCAGCGTGCTGCCGTTCAACAACCACCTCGTGACGGTGGAGCTGACCGGCGCGCAACTGGAGCAAGTCCTCCAGAGTCAGGTCGTCACCGCGGAGAGCGACACCGGCCAGCAGTACGACGCCGAGGCCCAACTGCAGGTCAGCGGCGTCACCTACGAGTGGCTCGGCCACGAGCGCACCGACGACCAGATTCGCTCGACGTACGTGAACGGCGAGCCGCTCGACCCCGAGGCGACATACACGGTCACGGTGAACTCCTACATGGCGGGCTGGGACGGCTCGCCGCTGTCGAACGCGACCCGAACGAACGTCGATTACACGATGTACGGCGAGGTCGTCTACAACTACGTCGAGAGTCAGGGGTCCGTTTCGCCCGAGGGCGAGGACCGCATCCGCCGCATCGACTACGAGACCGACGCGGGGAGCGTCGAACTCGACGGCGAGGGCGACGTCTCTGTCTCCTTCGACACGCCGACCGCGGACAACGCCACGACCGTCGAGGCGGACAGCCTCTACGCGCTGAACAGCCGCAACGAGCGCGTGAACGCGACCGACGCGTCCGTCGAGGACGGCACGGTCACCGCGACGTTCGCGGACGCCGACCTGCGGACGCTCGCTGAGAGCGGCGACGTCGAGGTGTACGGCCACTACAGCATCGAGGGCAACGAGCGGCCGTACTTCGACTCGTCCGTGCTGAACGCGGAGGTAGACGCGAACGTCGCCCAGCAGACCACCGCGACGGCTACTGCGACGGCGACGACCGAGGCCGCAGCGACGACTGCGGCGACGACCGCCAGCGACGAGACCGGCGGCACGTCGCCCGGCTTCGGCGCCGGCGCCGCGCTTCTCGCGGTGCTGGCGGCCGCGCTGCTCGCGACGCGCCGCCACTGA
- a CDS encoding DICT sensory domain-containing protein, which produces MADDAPSLPDIIDRVDERALTLTLYNVDVPRSVLRDIQSYFDVQSVDLRRAATDDGIPRNFVVLHDGQEFLASSSLQSLYRVVRPDSPLIDVSAPDEIEYPELFRHIDQSVFTDYGRDRMVVASREIESSAHQLGGVLHAGFQRLSNLRPQYRLYERLAAAGVETHIYGRPNWDVPTDAHAIHASEDDEITDTWFVVLDADADDDKRALLAEEHERGQFYGFWTYDAEIVDAILARLRAFPATGPA; this is translated from the coding sequence ATGGCTGACGACGCACCCTCGTTGCCGGACATCATCGACCGCGTCGACGAGCGCGCGCTCACGCTGACGCTGTACAACGTCGACGTGCCGCGGTCCGTGCTGCGAGACATCCAATCGTACTTCGACGTGCAGTCGGTGGACCTGCGGCGCGCCGCCACCGACGACGGCATCCCGCGGAACTTCGTCGTGCTCCACGACGGCCAGGAGTTCCTCGCGTCGTCGTCGCTGCAGTCGCTGTACCGGGTGGTGCGACCCGACTCCCCGCTCATCGACGTCTCCGCCCCCGACGAAATCGAGTACCCGGAGCTGTTCCGCCACATCGACCAGTCGGTGTTCACCGACTACGGCCGCGACCGGATGGTCGTCGCGTCCCGCGAAATCGAGTCCAGCGCCCACCAGCTCGGCGGCGTCCTGCACGCGGGCTTCCAGCGACTGTCGAACCTCCGCCCGCAGTACCGGCTCTACGAGCGGCTCGCGGCCGCGGGCGTCGAGACGCACATCTACGGGCGGCCGAACTGGGACGTGCCGACGGACGCCCACGCGATTCACGCCTCCGAGGACGACGAAATCACGGACACGTGGTTCGTCGTGCTGGACGCCGACGCCGACGACGACAAGCGCGCGCTGCTGGCCGAAGAACACGAACGGGGGCAGTTCTACGGGTTCTGGACGTACGACGCAGAAATCGTCGATGCGATTCTCGCCCGCCTCCGGGCGTTCCCCGCGACGGGGCCCGCGTAG
- a CDS encoding aldehyde ferredoxin oxidoreductase family protein: MTDLGGYQDNVARVDLSAGDVDYESIDDEDAREYIGGRGLGVKYVFENGPDVEPLSEENLLAFMTGPLTGTQTPMSGRIAVVTKSPLTGTVTDSHHGGWSGARLKWAGFDGLLFEGKADDPVYAVVEDGELELRDASHLWGQGIHGTLDDLEEEVEGSYGKNLSAMTIGPGGENEVRYGCIINEDDRASGRGGTGAVMGSKNLKAVVVKAGTDMPKPADRETFMEGHKAAMQAIQESDVTAPNEGGLSVYGTNVLMNLTEEMEGLPTRNGRFTSTTTEADAEPDEPNIDSEKVSGENVEENILVDDPTCHSCPVACKKEVEVDVNHKGEDLNVRMESYEYEPAWALGPNSMNDDRDMIAVMMDRCNDLGIDSIETGNLLAFAMEATEKGYIDGEGIDWGDLDAMTEMIEKIGEREGDLANTLAEGQKRAAEELGAHDCRLDVKGQSIAAYDPRGLKGMGIGYATSNRGGCHLRGYTPAAEILGVPEKVDPTDWEGKGELTATFQDLHAISDSFDICKFNAFAEGVQEYIAQYNGMTGRDVGEEDLLEVGERIYNLERYYNNLAGFDGDDDTLPDRFVEGAEDAVPAGGGIEGELCELDKMKDEYYRDRGWVDGVVPDEKLDDLGIDFGPGTGVSAGGAASADD; encoded by the coding sequence ATGACCGACCTAGGTGGGTACCAGGACAACGTCGCTCGCGTGGACCTCAGCGCCGGCGACGTCGACTACGAGAGCATCGACGACGAGGACGCCCGCGAGTACATCGGCGGGCGCGGCCTCGGCGTGAAGTACGTCTTCGAGAACGGCCCCGACGTCGAGCCGCTCTCCGAGGAGAATCTGCTGGCGTTCATGACCGGGCCGCTGACGGGGACGCAGACCCCGATGAGCGGCCGAATCGCGGTGGTCACGAAGTCCCCGCTGACGGGCACCGTCACCGACTCTCACCACGGCGGGTGGAGCGGCGCGCGCCTCAAGTGGGCCGGCTTCGACGGCCTGTTGTTCGAAGGGAAAGCCGACGACCCCGTCTACGCCGTCGTCGAGGACGGCGAACTCGAACTCCGCGACGCCAGCCACCTCTGGGGGCAGGGCATCCACGGCACGCTCGACGACCTCGAGGAGGAAGTCGAGGGGTCCTACGGGAAGAACCTCTCCGCGATGACCATCGGGCCGGGCGGCGAGAACGAAGTCCGGTACGGCTGCATCATCAACGAGGACGACCGCGCCTCCGGCCGCGGCGGCACCGGCGCCGTCATGGGCTCGAAGAACCTCAAGGCGGTCGTCGTCAAGGCCGGCACGGACATGCCCAAGCCCGCCGACCGCGAGACGTTCATGGAGGGCCACAAGGCCGCGATGCAGGCGATTCAGGAGTCCGACGTCACCGCGCCCAACGAGGGCGGCCTCTCCGTCTACGGGACGAACGTGCTGATGAACCTCACCGAGGAGATGGAGGGCCTCCCGACGCGGAACGGCCGATTCACGTCCACGACGACGGAAGCCGACGCCGAACCCGACGAACCCAACATCGACTCGGAGAAGGTCTCCGGGGAGAACGTCGAGGAGAACATCCTCGTCGACGACCCGACGTGTCACTCCTGTCCGGTCGCCTGCAAGAAGGAAGTCGAGGTCGACGTCAACCACAAGGGCGAGGACCTCAACGTCCGCATGGAGTCCTACGAGTACGAGCCCGCGTGGGCGCTCGGCCCGAACTCCATGAACGACGACCGCGACATGATCGCGGTCATGATGGACCGCTGTAACGACCTCGGCATCGACAGCATCGAGACCGGGAACCTCCTCGCGTTCGCGATGGAAGCCACCGAGAAGGGCTACATCGACGGCGAGGGCATCGACTGGGGCGACCTCGACGCGATGACCGAGATGATCGAGAAGATCGGCGAGCGCGAGGGCGACCTCGCGAACACCCTCGCGGAGGGGCAGAAGCGCGCCGCCGAGGAGCTCGGCGCCCACGACTGCCGCCTCGACGTGAAGGGCCAGTCCATCGCGGCCTACGACCCGCGCGGCCTGAAGGGCATGGGCATCGGGTACGCGACCTCGAACCGCGGCGGCTGCCACCTCCGCGGGTACACGCCCGCCGCCGAGATTCTCGGCGTCCCGGAGAAAGTCGACCCCACCGACTGGGAGGGGAAGGGCGAACTCACCGCCACCTTCCAGGACCTCCACGCCATCTCGGACTCCTTCGACATCTGCAAGTTCAACGCGTTCGCGGAGGGCGTCCAGGAGTACATCGCCCAGTACAACGGCATGACCGGCCGCGACGTCGGCGAGGAGGACCTCCTCGAAGTCGGCGAGCGCATCTACAACCTCGAACGGTACTACAACAACCTCGCCGGGTTCGACGGCGACGACGACACGCTCCCGGACCGCTTCGTGGAGGGCGCCGAGGACGCGGTGCCCGCCGGCGGCGGCATCGAGGGCGAGCTCTGCGAGCTCGACAAGATGAAAGACGAGTACTACCGCGACCGCGGCTGGGTCGACGGCGTCGTCCCCGACGAGAAGCTCGACGACCTCGGCATCGACTTCGGCCCCGGCACGGGCGTCTCCGCGGGCGGTGCGGCCTCGGCGGACGACTAA
- the lrpA1 gene encoding HTH-type transcriptional regulator LrpA1 has translation MSTESTEDRILAALEEDAQASYADIAARADVSKPTVRKYIDKLEDEGVIVGYSADVDPKKLSGQSIALVGIDVASERYVEATRDLKELDAVHALYTSSGDHMLMAEVRAADGDALGEVISDEIHGIDGVTAAHPSFLQERLK, from the coding sequence GTGAGTACCGAATCGACGGAAGACCGAATCCTCGCCGCGCTCGAGGAGGACGCGCAGGCGTCGTACGCCGACATCGCCGCCCGCGCGGACGTCTCGAAGCCGACGGTCCGGAAGTACATCGACAAACTCGAAGACGAAGGCGTCATCGTCGGCTACTCGGCGGACGTCGACCCGAAGAAGCTCTCCGGGCAGTCCATCGCGCTCGTGGGCATCGACGTGGCCTCCGAGCGGTACGTGGAGGCGACCCGGGACTTGAAGGAGCTAGACGCGGTCCACGCGCTGTACACGTCCAGCGGCGACCACATGCTGATGGCCGAGGTCCGCGCCGCCGACGGGGACGCGCTCGGGGAAGTCATCAGCGACGAGATTCACGGCATCGACGGCGTCACCGCCGCCCACCCCTCGTTCCTGCAGGAGCGCCTCAAGTAG
- a CDS encoding DMT family transporter: MAAVAVAVVAVSTSAILVELSDAPRVLKAGYRVLFTAAFVAPFAFRERREYAAVSGSDWLVVSAAGVLLAVHFASWFASIEFTSIAASTTLVQTQPAFVAVGAWLLLDERVGARIVGGILVAIAGSVLLSMGDFLTGSAVGPSPTLGNALAVVGAVTGAGYVLAGRSVRQRLSLAPYVFAVYGVCTVVLFAVAVALGLPLVEYPVHEWALFVGMAVGPGLFGHTVVNWALKYVESSVVSVSLLGEPVGSTLLALAVFGQVPGVFTVAGGVVVLAGIAVTTTGRAT; the protein is encoded by the coding sequence ATGGCCGCCGTCGCCGTGGCGGTCGTCGCGGTGAGCACGAGCGCCATCCTCGTGGAACTCAGCGACGCGCCCCGCGTGTTGAAGGCGGGCTACCGGGTGTTGTTCACGGCGGCGTTCGTCGCGCCGTTCGCGTTCCGGGAGCGCCGCGAGTACGCGGCCGTCTCCGGGAGTGACTGGCTGGTCGTGAGCGCGGCGGGCGTCCTGCTGGCGGTGCACTTCGCGTCGTGGTTCGCGTCCATCGAGTTCACGAGCATCGCGGCGTCGACGACGCTCGTCCAGACGCAGCCGGCGTTCGTCGCGGTGGGCGCGTGGCTGCTGTTGGACGAACGGGTGGGCGCGCGCATCGTCGGCGGCATCCTCGTCGCTATCGCCGGCTCCGTGCTGCTCTCGATGGGCGACTTCCTCACGGGGAGCGCGGTCGGGCCGTCGCCGACGCTCGGGAACGCGCTCGCGGTCGTCGGCGCCGTGACTGGCGCTGGCTACGTGCTCGCGGGGCGGTCGGTGCGCCAGCGGCTCTCGCTGGCGCCGTACGTGTTCGCCGTCTACGGCGTCTGCACGGTCGTGTTGTTCGCGGTGGCGGTCGCGCTCGGACTGCCGCTCGTGGAGTATCCGGTCCACGAGTGGGCGCTGTTCGTCGGGATGGCGGTCGGCCCCGGGCTGTTCGGGCACACGGTCGTCAACTGGGCGCTGAAGTACGTCGAGTCCAGCGTCGTGAGCGTCTCCCTGCTCGGCGAGCCGGTGGGGAGCACGCTGCTCGCGCTGGCGGTCTTCGGGCAGGTGCCCGGCGTATTCACGGTCGCGGGCGGCGTCGTCGTGCTCGCGGGCATCGCGGTGACGACGACCGGCCGCGCCACCTGA
- a CDS encoding DEAD/DEAH box helicase, whose protein sequence is MTDISKEAFHDALEAVGRPVATAAQVARELDCTQAEAADALAELAESGDVERADVENDPVVWYPRDWLELTDRERVVPFPDRREIVVDQPAQFTRAQLSRFAHLADTTRSGSYRYVVREEDVWAAPFESLDDLLDAMDRVLPRDCPGLKDWVEEQWNRATRFRLVTHEDGYVVLEAKTESLLGNVADQHLADDVIRAPISDTEAWVAENKVAELKRTLYEAGYPVQDERDLESGEPLDVDLHLELRDYQQDWVERFVDASSGVLVGPPGSGKTVAAMGVLEAVGGETLILVPSRELAAQWREELLAHTSLERDQIGEYHGGTKNVRPVTIATYQTAGMDRHRHVFDDREWGLVVYDEVHHIPAEVARRSADLQSKHRLGLTATPVREDDKEEDIYTLVGPPIGTDWDALFDAGYVAEPTVEIRYVPWRDDDARYEYAAESGHTRRRLAAENPAKDEEVKHLLRQHADKQALVFVDYLEQGERLAEAIDAPFVSGETRHAEREALFDRFRTGALDALVVSRIGDEGIDLPDAELAVVASGLGGSRRQGAQRAGRTMRPGGQSLLFVLATRGTEEEDDARSRMRHLAAKGVRVTESGSEQA, encoded by the coding sequence GTGACTGACATCTCCAAGGAGGCGTTCCACGACGCGCTGGAAGCCGTGGGCCGCCCGGTCGCGACCGCCGCGCAGGTCGCTCGGGAACTGGACTGCACGCAGGCGGAGGCGGCCGACGCTCTCGCCGAACTCGCCGAGTCGGGCGACGTGGAGCGCGCGGACGTGGAGAACGACCCCGTGGTGTGGTACCCGCGGGACTGGCTGGAACTCACCGACCGCGAGCGCGTGGTGCCGTTCCCGGATCGCCGCGAAATCGTCGTCGACCAGCCCGCGCAGTTCACGCGCGCCCAGCTGTCGCGGTTCGCGCACCTCGCGGACACGACGCGCTCGGGGAGCTACCGGTACGTGGTGCGCGAGGAGGACGTGTGGGCGGCGCCGTTCGAGAGCCTCGACGACCTCCTCGACGCGATGGACCGCGTGCTCCCGCGGGACTGCCCCGGCCTCAAGGACTGGGTCGAAGAGCAGTGGAATCGCGCGACGCGGTTCCGCCTCGTCACCCACGAGGACGGCTACGTCGTCCTCGAAGCGAAGACCGAGAGCCTGCTGGGGAACGTCGCCGACCAGCACCTCGCCGACGACGTGATTCGCGCGCCCATCTCGGACACGGAGGCGTGGGTCGCCGAGAACAAGGTCGCCGAATTGAAGCGCACGCTCTACGAGGCCGGCTACCCCGTCCAGGACGAGCGCGACCTCGAATCCGGGGAGCCGCTGGACGTCGACCTCCACCTCGAACTCCGGGACTACCAGCAGGACTGGGTCGAGCGCTTCGTCGACGCGAGTTCGGGCGTGCTCGTCGGGCCGCCGGGGTCGGGGAAGACCGTCGCCGCGATGGGCGTGCTCGAAGCCGTCGGCGGCGAGACGCTGATTCTGGTGCCGAGCCGCGAGCTCGCGGCGCAGTGGCGCGAGGAACTGCTCGCGCACACGAGCCTCGAACGCGACCAAATCGGGGAGTACCACGGCGGCACGAAGAACGTGCGCCCGGTCACCATCGCGACGTACCAGACCGCGGGGATGGACCGCCACCGCCACGTCTTCGACGACCGCGAGTGGGGGCTGGTCGTCTACGACGAAGTCCACCACATCCCCGCGGAGGTCGCACGGCGGTCCGCGGACCTCCAGAGCAAGCACCGCCTCGGGCTCACGGCGACGCCCGTCCGCGAGGACGACAAGGAGGAAGACATCTACACGCTCGTCGGGCCGCCCATCGGCACGGACTGGGACGCGCTGTTCGACGCGGGCTACGTCGCCGAACCGACCGTCGAGATTCGGTACGTGCCGTGGCGCGACGACGACGCCCGCTACGAGTACGCCGCCGAGAGCGGGCACACGCGCCGCCGGCTCGCCGCCGAGAACCCCGCGAAAGACGAGGAAGTGAAGCACTTGCTCCGCCAGCACGCCGACAAGCAGGCGCTCGTGTTCGTGGACTACCTCGAACAGGGCGAACGGCTCGCCGAAGCCATCGACGCGCCGTTCGTCAGCGGGGAGACGCGGCACGCCGAACGCGAGGCGCTGTTCGACCGATTCCGCACGGGCGCGCTGGACGCGCTGGTCGTCTCCCGCATCGGCGACGAGGGCATCGACCTGCCGGACGCCGAACTCGCCGTCGTCGCCTCGGGACTGGGCGGGAGTCGCCGGCAGGGCGCCCAGCGCGCCGGCCGGACGATGCGGCCGGGCGGCCAGTCGCTTTTGTTCGTGCTGGCGACCCGCGGCACCGAGGAGGAGGACGACGCCCGCAGCCGGATGCGCCACCTCGCCGCGAAGGGCGTCCGCGTCACGGAGTCCGGCAGCGAACAGGCCTGA
- a CDS encoding acyl-CoA thioesterase — MTEFPFATTVDVRYQDHDTLGHVNNAVYVTYMEEARVAYLREYAGLAMDDISMVVAHLDVDFRRTVEYADEVEVAVGVTDVGGSSFTMAYEVRDGETVAVEGESVQVTLDPETGESQPVPDEWRDSFEPVEG, encoded by the coding sequence ATGACCGAGTTCCCGTTCGCGACCACTGTCGACGTGCGCTACCAGGACCACGATACGCTCGGACACGTCAACAACGCCGTCTACGTGACGTACATGGAGGAAGCCCGCGTGGCGTACCTCCGAGAGTACGCGGGGCTGGCGATGGACGACATCTCGATGGTGGTCGCGCACCTCGACGTGGACTTCCGGCGGACCGTCGAGTACGCCGACGAGGTGGAGGTCGCGGTCGGCGTCACGGACGTCGGCGGGTCGAGTTTCACGATGGCCTACGAGGTCCGCGACGGCGAGACGGTCGCCGTCGAGGGCGAGTCCGTGCAGGTCACCCTCGACCCGGAAACCGGGGAGAGCCAGCCGGTCCCCGACGAGTGGCGCGACTCCTTCGAGCCGGTCGAGGGCTGA